The Arachis hypogaea cultivar Tifrunner chromosome 16, arahy.Tifrunner.gnm2.J5K5, whole genome shotgun sequence genome contains a region encoding:
- the LOC140180133 gene encoding uncharacterized protein, giving the protein MGIISGHDDLMVITIILANANLHRTLIDQGNSADILFKITFDKLSLQEKELRAYPNSLFRLEDAPIQPLGFISLHTTFGKGVRSRTLSIDYIVVDVSSAYNALIGWTMLNQLTAVVSTPHLCMKFPTPEGIATIKGDQKLA; this is encoded by the coding sequence ATGGGCATCATCTCAGGGCACGATGACCTCATGGTCATTACCATAATACTTGCCAATGCCAACCTCCACCGAACATTAATCGACCAAGGAAACTCTGCAGATATACTATTCAAAATCACCTTCGACAAGCTCAGTTtacaagaaaaggagcttagagcatatccAAATAGCCTATTCAGGCTAGAAGACGCTCCAATTCAACCATTAGGGTTCATCTcattacacacaacctttggaaaaggagtTCGGTCTAGGACGTTGAgtatagactacattgtagtcgatgtgagctcagcctacaacgcTTTAATAGGTTGGACAATGCTAAACCAGCTCACCGCCGTGGTCTccactccacacctatgcatgaagttccctaCTCCGGAAGGAATCGCTACCATAAAGGGAGACCAAAAACTAGCGTGA